A section of the Streptomyces sp. NBC_01591 genome encodes:
- a CDS encoding DUF190 domain-containing protein, which yields MTTPETERGLRLTVLVGESDGWHHRPVFTEIVHRAHLAGLSGASVFRGIEGFGTSSMIHTQRLLSLSEDLPVAVVIVDTEARIRAFLPLIGELVADGGVAFLDECEIVRFGGERERERGR from the coding sequence ATGACGACGCCGGAGACGGAACGGGGCCTGCGCCTGACGGTTCTCGTCGGCGAGTCCGACGGGTGGCACCACAGACCGGTCTTCACGGAGATCGTGCACCGGGCGCACCTGGCCGGACTGTCGGGCGCCAGCGTGTTCCGCGGCATCGAGGGCTTCGGCACCTCGTCGATGATCCACACCCAGCGGCTGCTCTCGCTGAGCGAGGACCTGCCGGTGGCGGTCGTGATCGTGGACACCGAGGCACGGATCAGGGCGTTCCTGCCGCTCATCGGGGAACTGGTCGCGGACGGCGGAGTGGCCTTCCTGGACGAGTGCGAGATCGTGCGCTTCGGCGGCGAACGGGAGCGGGAGCGGGGCCGGTGA
- a CDS encoding HAD-IIA family hydrolase: MGRNGAVLIDIDGVLTVAWKPLPGTVAAMRRLREAGVPLALVTNTTSRTRASIAAELAGQGFPVAAEDILTAPAVTAAHLREHHPGARCLLINSGDIRDDLTGVTLVDEDEASGHDEAPDVVVIGGAGDAFGYAELNRAFRHLQRGAELVAMHRNLYWRTATGLDLDTGAFLLGLERAARVEAEITGKPAGSFFAAALAHLGVTASEALMVGDDIESDVLAAQAAGLTGVLVRTGKYLPETHRAAEGTPDHVIDSFADLPELLERLERPGE; this comes from the coding sequence ATGGGACGAAACGGAGCGGTCCTGATCGATATCGACGGGGTGCTCACGGTGGCGTGGAAACCGCTGCCCGGAACCGTCGCGGCGATGCGGCGGCTGCGCGAGGCGGGTGTCCCGCTGGCCCTGGTCACCAACACCACCTCCCGCACCCGCGCCTCGATCGCCGCGGAACTGGCGGGCCAGGGCTTTCCCGTCGCGGCCGAGGACATCCTCACCGCCCCGGCCGTCACCGCGGCGCACCTGCGCGAACACCACCCCGGCGCCCGCTGTCTGCTGATCAACTCCGGGGACATCCGGGACGATCTGACGGGCGTGACCCTGGTCGACGAGGACGAGGCGTCCGGCCACGACGAGGCGCCGGACGTCGTCGTCATCGGCGGGGCCGGGGACGCCTTCGGCTACGCGGAGCTGAACCGCGCCTTCCGCCACCTGCAGCGCGGCGCCGAGCTCGTAGCCATGCACCGGAACCTGTACTGGCGCACGGCCACCGGGCTCGATCTCGACACCGGGGCCTTCCTCCTGGGGCTGGAGCGGGCGGCCCGCGTCGAGGCGGAGATCACCGGCAAACCGGCCGGATCGTTCTTCGCCGCGGCCCTGGCCCACCTCGGCGTCACCGCGTCCGAGGCCCTGATGGTGGGCGACGACATCGAGTCCGACGTGCTGGCGGCCCAGGCCGCGGGGCTCACCGGGGTTCTCGTCAGAACCGGCAAGTACCTCCCCGAGACGCACCGGGCGGCCGAGGGCACCCCGGACCACGTGATCGACTCCTTCGCCGACCTTCCGGAACTGCTGGAGCGGCTGGAGCGGCCGGGGGAGTGA
- a CDS encoding MFS transporter, which translates to MSRRLVLILAVTCAVGVGNIYFPQAISPLVAAGLRESPDSAALLVTATQVGYTAGIFLLVPLGDRLPYRPFLVTLLALTGAGLLAAGCAPALPPLVAASALIGVTTVAAQIVAPLAAGLVAADRRGAVMGTLLSGSIGGMLLARTFSGTLGEWLGWRAPYLVAAVLVLLLATVLAYTLPATTPPSHQPYPALLAESLRLLRNEPDLRRSCLYQATVFAGFSAVWTCLALLLTGPAYGLGAQAVGMLALVGAATMLWTPFAGRMVDRRGPDPVNLVCMLGILVSAAVLTAGAQGGALGLTALILGTLLLDVAMQSGMVANQARVFTLRPDARSRLNTAYMTCAYLGGSAGSWLGVRAYGQAGWRGVCALVALLAVLALARHLVALYGRRPQLDEIPATSRR; encoded by the coding sequence ATGAGCCGCCGGTTGGTCCTGATCCTGGCCGTGACCTGCGCCGTCGGCGTGGGCAACATCTACTTCCCGCAGGCGATCAGCCCGCTGGTCGCCGCCGGACTGCGCGAGTCGCCCGATTCCGCCGCCCTGCTGGTGACCGCCACCCAGGTCGGCTACACGGCCGGGATCTTTCTGCTGGTGCCGCTCGGCGACCGGCTCCCCTACCGCCCGTTCCTCGTCACCCTGCTCGCCCTTACCGGCGCGGGCCTGCTCGCCGCAGGCTGCGCTCCAGCCCTGCCGCCTCTCGTCGCCGCCAGCGCGCTCATCGGCGTCACCACCGTGGCCGCCCAAATCGTCGCTCCGCTGGCGGCCGGGCTGGTGGCCGCCGACCGCCGCGGAGCGGTGATGGGCACCTTGTTGAGCGGGTCAATCGGCGGCATGCTGCTGGCCCGCACCTTCAGCGGGACGCTCGGCGAATGGCTGGGGTGGCGCGCCCCCTACTTGGTGGCCGCAGTCTTGGTCCTGCTCCTCGCGACCGTCCTGGCCTACACGCTGCCGGCCACGACTCCGCCGTCGCACCAGCCGTACCCGGCACTCCTGGCTGAGTCCCTGCGCCTGCTCCGCAACGAGCCGGATCTGCGCCGCTCCTGCCTCTACCAGGCAACGGTCTTCGCCGGGTTCTCGGCCGTCTGGACCTGTCTGGCGCTCCTTCTTACCGGCCCGGCCTACGGCCTGGGCGCCCAGGCGGTGGGGATGCTTGCCCTGGTCGGCGCGGCGACCATGCTGTGGACCCCGTTCGCCGGACGCATGGTGGACCGCAGGGGGCCCGATCCTGTGAACCTCGTCTGCATGCTCGGGATCCTCGTCTCAGCTGCAGTCCTCACTGCGGGCGCCCAGGGCGGAGCACTGGGTCTCACCGCCCTGATTCTCGGCACGCTGCTGCTCGACGTCGCGATGCAGTCCGGCATGGTCGCCAACCAGGCCCGGGTCTTCACCCTGCGTCCCGACGCCCGCAGCAGGCTCAACACCGCCTACATGACCTGCGCTTACCTGGGCGGCAGCGCGGGTTCCTGGCTCGGAGTACGCGCCTACGGCCAGGCCGGGTGGCGGGGCGTGTGTGCGCTTGTGGCGTTGCTCGCCGTACTCGCCCTGGCCCGCCACCTCGTGGCGCTGTACGGCCGAAGGCCCCAGTTGGACGAGATCCCAGCCACGAGTCGGCGTTGA
- the fabG gene encoding 3-oxoacyl-ACP reductase FabG codes for MTHTAHAQRVAIVTGAARGIGAAVAKRLARDGLAVGVVDLNEAECAATVKAITSSGGTAAAVAADVADEMAVTAAVAQIAAELGSPTVLVNNAGIGGPDVGVAEMTTQQWDAVTGVSLRGAFFLTRAVSPHMMAAGWGRIINMSSISALGDSGRADYASAKAGLIGFTKTLALQLGRQGVTANAIAPGFIVSDMTRTSARRRGRAFEEHQRLAAQSIPVGRVGQPEDIAHAASFLTSPGAGFVSGQVIYVAGGPVD; via the coding sequence ATGACACATACAGCTCACGCACAGCGCGTAGCGATCGTCACCGGAGCGGCACGCGGTATCGGCGCAGCTGTGGCCAAGCGACTTGCGCGAGACGGCTTGGCAGTCGGAGTGGTCGATCTGAACGAGGCAGAGTGCGCCGCTACCGTCAAAGCCATCACGAGCAGCGGCGGGACAGCGGCAGCGGTCGCCGCCGACGTCGCTGACGAGATGGCCGTGACCGCTGCCGTCGCCCAGATCGCAGCCGAGTTGGGGTCACCGACCGTGCTGGTCAACAACGCCGGCATTGGCGGCCCTGACGTCGGCGTCGCGGAGATGACCACGCAGCAGTGGGACGCGGTCACGGGGGTCAGCCTGCGGGGGGCGTTCTTCCTCACACGGGCCGTGAGCCCGCACATGATGGCGGCCGGCTGGGGCCGGATCATCAACATGTCGAGCATCTCCGCGCTCGGCGATTCCGGTCGCGCCGACTACGCCAGTGCAAAGGCCGGTCTCATCGGCTTCACCAAGACGCTCGCCCTCCAACTCGGACGACAAGGCGTCACCGCCAACGCCATTGCTCCCGGCTTCATCGTGAGCGACATGACCAGGACCTCCGCCCGGCGACGAGGCCGCGCCTTCGAAGAGCACCAACGCCTCGCCGCGCAGTCCATCCCGGTCGGCCGAGTCGGCCAACCGGAGGACATCGCGCATGCCGCGTCCTTCCTCACGAGTCCCGGGGCGGGGTTCGTCTCCGGCCAGGTCATCTACGTCGCAGGCGGGCCGGTGGACTGA
- a CDS encoding fluoride efflux transporter FluC, with translation MGARNPQGSVVAVVALGGAIGASARYGAALFWPTAPGGFPWTTLVVNAVGCAVIGVFTVVISEAWTAHRLVRPFFGTGVLGGFTTFSTYAVDIQRLLDGGRARAGLVYLGLTLFAALAAVWTAVWATRRVLAWRQP, from the coding sequence ATGGGAGCCCGGAATCCCCAAGGTTCCGTCGTCGCGGTGGTCGCGCTCGGCGGCGCGATCGGGGCATCCGCCCGCTACGGGGCCGCGCTGTTCTGGCCCACCGCCCCGGGCGGCTTCCCGTGGACGACGCTGGTCGTGAACGCCGTCGGATGCGCGGTGATCGGCGTGTTCACGGTGGTGATCAGCGAGGCGTGGACGGCACACCGGCTGGTGCGGCCGTTCTTCGGTACGGGGGTGCTCGGCGGGTTCACCACGTTCTCGACGTATGCGGTCGACATCCAGCGCCTGCTCGACGGCGGCCGGGCCCGTGCCGGTCTGGTGTACCTGGGACTGACGCTGTTCGCGGCTCTCGCGGCGGTGTGGACTGCGGTGTGGGCGACCCGCCGCGTGCTGGCCTGGAGGCAGCCATGA
- a CDS encoding CAP domain-containing protein, whose protein sequence is MRKHRRKTSYRKTIIAVVAAGAVGIPTAAMACYAPQERPAAQASQQWTHTEHRGAPQAAAPVSAPKASAPAASTPAAPATDAAARVLKLVNSERDKAGCSPLTLNAELTKAAQAHSADMASHENMSHTGSDGSAPDDRITRAGYDWSSYGENVAYGYSTPESVMAGWMDSPGHRANILDCSFKEIGVGLAQPGDYWTQDFGTASG, encoded by the coding sequence ATGAGGAAGCACCGCAGGAAGACGTCCTACCGGAAGACAATCATCGCTGTCGTCGCAGCGGGCGCCGTGGGCATCCCCACCGCCGCCATGGCCTGCTACGCCCCGCAGGAGCGGCCCGCCGCCCAGGCGTCGCAGCAGTGGACCCACACCGAGCACCGGGGCGCGCCGCAGGCCGCAGCACCCGTGAGCGCACCGAAGGCGTCCGCCCCGGCGGCTTCCACCCCGGCCGCCCCGGCCACCGATGCCGCCGCGCGCGTGCTGAAGCTCGTCAACAGCGAGCGCGACAAGGCGGGTTGCTCGCCGCTGACCCTGAACGCCGAGCTGACGAAGGCCGCCCAGGCCCACAGCGCGGACATGGCCTCCCACGAGAACATGTCCCACACGGGCTCCGACGGTTCGGCCCCGGACGACCGGATAACGCGCGCCGGTTACGACTGGAGCTCGTACGGCGAGAACGTCGCCTACGGCTACTCCACCCCCGAGAGCGTCATGGCGGGCTGGATGGACAGCCCCGGCCACAGGGCCAACATACTCGACTGCTCGTTCAAGGAGATCGGCGTGGGCCTCGCCCAGCCCGGTGACTACTGGACGCAGGACTTCGGGACGGCCTCGGGCTGA
- a CDS encoding ArsR/SmtB family transcription factor, producing the protein MISFELGVEDLADTRFAVSPLHETVLSLRVLREPGLSALHLPWRRSVLGRLSALDTDLLMSLVATRRTLPDFLTPRPARFAPAFEEELAVVRQTSPDLVRRDLLATHAPDPLPRALHAATAADDAPVVRLRDALCELLRQYWEAAIKPMWPQMQLLLEADMTYRARRLAMGGARLLFADMHPNLRWHNGVLHIDKMIGRHRVAASGRGLLLVPSVFAHKPAPPVSPEEPPMLAYPSRGVATLWVPAPIADATALVSLLGAPRSRLLSLLDEPLPTVEIARRLRVTPSAVSQHLRVLYATGLVTRARAGRQVLYRRSPLGDQLTGQRQPP; encoded by the coding sequence ATGATCAGCTTTGAGCTTGGGGTCGAGGACCTCGCGGACACGCGGTTCGCCGTGTCGCCCCTGCATGAGACCGTGCTCAGCCTGCGGGTGCTGCGCGAGCCGGGACTGTCCGCGCTGCACCTCCCATGGCGCAGGTCCGTTCTCGGCAGACTCAGCGCGCTCGACACCGACCTGCTCATGTCCCTGGTAGCGACGAGGCGCACCCTTCCCGACTTCCTGACGCCGCGGCCTGCAAGATTCGCCCCAGCCTTCGAAGAAGAACTGGCCGTCGTCCGCCAGACCTCCCCCGATCTGGTCCGCCGCGATCTGCTGGCCACGCACGCGCCGGACCCGCTCCCCAGGGCTCTGCACGCTGCCACCGCTGCCGACGACGCGCCGGTCGTCAGACTCCGCGACGCCCTCTGCGAGCTCCTGCGGCAGTACTGGGAGGCCGCCATCAAGCCGATGTGGCCGCAAATGCAGCTGCTGCTGGAAGCCGACATGACCTACCGTGCGCGGCGACTGGCCATGGGAGGCGCCCGCCTGCTGTTCGCCGACATGCACCCGAATCTGCGATGGCACAACGGCGTGCTGCACATCGACAAGATGATCGGCAGACACCGCGTCGCGGCGTCCGGCCGAGGGCTGCTGCTCGTACCGTCTGTGTTCGCTCACAAGCCCGCGCCCCCCGTCAGCCCAGAGGAACCGCCGATGCTGGCGTACCCCAGTCGCGGAGTGGCGACGCTCTGGGTCCCAGCGCCCATCGCTGACGCGACTGCCCTCGTGTCCCTTCTGGGTGCGCCCCGATCGAGACTGCTCAGCCTCCTCGATGAGCCGCTGCCCACAGTCGAGATCGCCCGCCGCCTCAGGGTCACCCCGAGCGCCGTGTCCCAGCACCTACGCGTCCTGTACGCCACCGGCCTCGTCACCCGGGCTCGCGCCGGACGACAGGTCCTGTACCGCCGTAGCCCCCTCGGCGACCAACTGACCGGCCAGCGTCAGCCCCCCTGA
- a CDS encoding DUF397 domain-containing protein gives MTTESPRWFKSSYSDNGGACIEVAANLVGSLGVVPVRDSKNPSGPVLNASAASFASFVAGVKDGEFGTV, from the coding sequence GTGACGACCGAATCCCCCCGCTGGTTCAAGTCTTCGTACAGCGACAACGGCGGCGCCTGCATCGAGGTCGCCGCCAACCTCGTCGGCTCGCTCGGCGTGGTCCCCGTCCGCGACTCCAAGAACCCGAGCGGCCCGGTGCTGAACGCCTCCGCCGCCTCGTTCGCCTCCTTCGTGGCGGGCGTCAAAGACGGAGAGTTCGGCACCGTCTGA
- a CDS encoding FAD-dependent oxidoreductase, whose product MRTYDIVVIGGGPSGVPAAVQAARLGARTLLVEKNAGLGGTTTSANVAFPGLFHAWGEQVIAGIGWELVRRAVELGGDELPDFRDDDRPHWQRQVRVNAPLYGALLLEEVHTSGIDLRLHTMPASARWTGDRWELQLCGKDGLESFAARRLVDCTGDADVIGLAGLGRRRNQDRQPGTIDIRLSGYDVDGLDHEELDRRHAEAVESGALLPSDLGSRGRPLLPFLAKRGENAIHLVGIEGATSEGRTAGELAGGAAVLRIYRFLRTLPGLEDLRLDFRASEVGVRESVTIAARTTVTGEDYLAGRVWADSVCNSFYPIDIHRPDGDGIDKTYLRHGVVPTVPRDAMVPNDNPYAVVAGRCIGSDQAANSALRVQATAMATGQAAGALAAMSADRGTDVTAVPMPDLHRVLVRSGAIVPALPADAEVAEAPWPDAM is encoded by the coding sequence ATGCGAACGTACGACATCGTTGTCATAGGCGGCGGACCCTCGGGGGTCCCGGCAGCCGTCCAGGCCGCCCGGCTCGGCGCGCGCACGCTGCTGGTGGAGAAGAACGCCGGGCTGGGCGGCACGACCACCAGCGCCAATGTCGCGTTCCCGGGGCTCTTCCACGCCTGGGGCGAGCAGGTCATCGCCGGGATCGGCTGGGAACTCGTGCGCAGGGCCGTCGAGTTGGGCGGCGACGAGCTGCCGGACTTCCGCGACGACGACCGCCCGCACTGGCAGCGCCAGGTGCGGGTGAACGCACCGCTGTACGGAGCGCTGCTCCTGGAGGAGGTCCACACCAGCGGCATCGATCTGCGGCTGCACACGATGCCCGCGTCGGCGCGCTGGACCGGTGACCGGTGGGAGCTCCAGCTGTGCGGCAAGGACGGGCTCGAATCGTTCGCCGCCCGGCGGCTCGTCGACTGCACCGGTGACGCGGACGTGATCGGCCTGGCGGGGCTGGGGCGTCGGCGCAACCAGGACCGTCAGCCCGGCACCATCGACATCCGGCTGTCCGGCTACGACGTCGACGGCCTCGACCACGAAGAGCTCGACCGCAGGCACGCCGAGGCGGTCGAGTCGGGGGCGCTGCTCCCCTCGGACCTCGGCTCCCGGGGGCGTCCACTGCTGCCGTTCCTGGCGAAGCGGGGCGAGAACGCGATCCATCTCGTCGGGATCGAGGGCGCGACCAGCGAGGGCCGTACCGCCGGGGAGCTCGCGGGCGGGGCGGCGGTCCTGCGCATCTACCGCTTCCTGCGCACCCTGCCGGGTCTTGAGGACCTCCGGCTCGACTTCCGCGCGTCGGAGGTCGGGGTCCGCGAGAGCGTCACGATCGCGGCCCGCACGACCGTGACCGGGGAGGACTACCTGGCGGGGCGCGTCTGGGCCGACTCGGTGTGCAACAGCTTCTATCCGATCGACATCCACCGCCCGGACGGCGACGGGATCGACAAGACCTACCTGCGCCACGGGGTGGTCCCGACCGTGCCCCGCGACGCGATGGTCCCGAACGACAACCCGTACGCCGTCGTCGCGGGGCGCTGCATCGGGTCCGACCAGGCGGCGAACTCCGCGCTGCGGGTGCAGGCCACGGCCATGGCGACGGGGCAGGCGGCCGGTGCGCTCGCGGCGATGTCCGCGGACCGGGGGACGGATGTCACCGCGGTGCCGATGCCGGACCTGCACCGGGTGCTCGTACGCTCCGGAGCGATCGTGCCCGCGCTGCCCGCCGACGCCGAGGTCGCGGAGGCCCCGTGGCCGGATGCCATGTGA
- a CDS encoding helix-turn-helix domain-containing protein: MVNRKELSPGRSPQAAYGARLRSSREARGWSQEELAGHAGYSSQHISAVETARKPPTLRFSRSLDSALGLVGTADAFERAWGEIRNGSLLEGFPEYVGYEGRAAEIRLYEVGVMPGLLQTPEYAAVLAESAVKRGAITSDQAMERVSVVAERQAALVRTRPPLVLAVLDESCIRRPVGGPAVMDAQLARLVEFAELPNTVLQIAPFDMAERRPFNLPLYILTLPDRQLMSYAESAHQGHLDRESTSALPMLTAYHQLQAESLSQAASVAMISQLRKGSP, from the coding sequence ATGGTCAACCGCAAGGAGTTAAGTCCTGGACGGAGCCCGCAGGCGGCCTACGGGGCACGCCTGCGCAGTTCGCGTGAGGCTCGCGGCTGGAGCCAGGAAGAGCTGGCCGGGCACGCGGGATATTCCAGCCAGCATATTTCCGCTGTGGAAACTGCCCGCAAACCGCCAACCCTGCGATTTTCGCGCAGCCTGGATTCCGCCCTCGGGCTCGTCGGGACGGCAGACGCCTTCGAACGTGCATGGGGGGAAATCCGGAACGGCAGCCTGCTGGAAGGCTTCCCCGAGTACGTCGGCTATGAGGGCCGGGCCGCGGAGATCCGGCTGTACGAAGTGGGCGTCATGCCCGGCTTGCTCCAGACGCCTGAGTACGCGGCAGTACTCGCGGAGAGTGCCGTCAAGCGGGGTGCGATCACGAGCGACCAGGCGATGGAGCGGGTCTCGGTGGTCGCCGAGCGGCAAGCCGCGCTCGTCCGCACGCGTCCGCCGCTGGTCCTGGCGGTGCTGGACGAAAGCTGCATCCGTCGGCCCGTCGGCGGCCCTGCCGTCATGGACGCGCAACTGGCGCGATTGGTCGAGTTCGCCGAGCTGCCGAACACCGTGCTCCAGATCGCCCCGTTCGACATGGCGGAGCGCCGACCCTTCAATTTGCCGCTGTACATACTGACGCTGCCGGACCGTCAGCTCATGTCGTACGCGGAGTCCGCCCACCAAGGCCATCTGGACCGGGAAAGCACTTCGGCACTGCCCATGTTGACGGCCTACCATCAACTACAGGCCGAATCGCTGTCCCAGGCGGCGTCCGTGGCCATGATCAGCCAGTTACGAAAGGGCTCCCCGTGA
- a CDS encoding carboxymuconolactone decarboxylase family protein has protein sequence MQARIQNPAEVLPEALPPVLGLVKAIQKGGLPETTLELVGLRVSQINGCTFCVDGHVRNARKAGESDERLFAVSAWHDAPYFTDAERAALALAEHSTRLSDRSDPVPDAIWDEAARHFSEKELAALVLAIGLTNLFNRINVTTKQPPGKTW, from the coding sequence ATGCAGGCACGTATCCAGAACCCGGCCGAGGTCCTTCCCGAGGCCCTGCCACCCGTGCTGGGCCTGGTCAAGGCCATCCAGAAGGGCGGACTGCCGGAGACCACGCTCGAACTGGTCGGTCTGCGGGTGAGCCAGATCAACGGCTGCACCTTCTGCGTCGACGGGCACGTACGCAACGCCAGGAAGGCCGGTGAGAGCGACGAGCGGCTCTTCGCCGTGTCGGCCTGGCACGACGCGCCGTACTTCACCGACGCCGAGCGGGCCGCGCTGGCGCTCGCGGAGCACTCGACCCGGCTCAGCGACCGCTCCGACCCGGTGCCCGACGCCATCTGGGACGAGGCCGCCCGCCACTTCAGCGAGAAGGAGCTCGCCGCCCTGGTCCTCGCGATCGGTCTGACGAACCTCTTCAACCGCATCAACGTCACCACCAAGCAGCCCCCGGGCAAGACCTGGTAG
- a CDS encoding alpha/beta hydrolase: MTTYRKSAAFLALSVTAVATAITGAVTPPAHAEGAAPALSWRPCATAGGPAAQECAELPVPQDYRDPDGPQLSLAVTRVRSDRPAARRGTLMVIAGGPGSSGVQRVTEKGERLQRETGGRYDIVSLDPRGVGGSTKASCGLAPEDRELVNLRSWPGADGSITENVTRSRRTAEACARNGGPVLRSLTTANEVRDIDRFRQALGEEKLSAWGSSYGTYVGAVYAQKYPQHTDRWVLDSSGDPDPSRVGQGWLANMAVGADDRFPDFARWASDPARDEEGLRLAQRAEDVRPLVLDLAARLDREPRESTTPGVPLTGNRLRQALQMALYDDDAFAELAELVQAARDTSVTPVLPAALSGPLPDADAAVSIGVVCNDVRWQGTVASFRRAVAADRVQHPLTAGVPANVTPCAFWKDVPAEEPTRITDQGPSNVLMIQGLRDPATPYSGALKMRAAFGDRARMVAVDHGGHGMYLGNGNACGDRAVTEFLTTGTRPERDAYCAD, translated from the coding sequence ATGACGACTTACCGCAAATCCGCCGCGTTCCTCGCCCTGTCCGTCACCGCTGTCGCCACCGCCATCACCGGGGCCGTGACCCCGCCTGCCCACGCCGAGGGCGCCGCACCCGCGCTCTCCTGGCGGCCCTGTGCCACGGCCGGCGGTCCCGCCGCGCAGGAGTGCGCCGAACTGCCCGTACCGCAGGACTACCGGGACCCGGACGGCCCGCAGCTCTCCCTCGCGGTGACCCGGGTACGCAGCGACCGGCCCGCCGCCCGGCGCGGGACTCTGATGGTGATCGCCGGCGGTCCGGGCTCCTCCGGGGTGCAGCGGGTGACGGAGAAGGGGGAGCGGCTGCAGCGGGAGACGGGCGGGCGGTACGACATCGTGAGCCTCGACCCGCGCGGGGTCGGCGGCAGCACGAAGGCGAGCTGCGGGCTCGCCCCGGAGGACCGGGAGCTGGTGAACCTGCGGTCCTGGCCCGGCGCCGACGGCTCGATCACCGAGAACGTGACGCGCTCCCGGCGCACCGCCGAGGCCTGCGCCCGCAACGGCGGCCCGGTGCTGCGGAGCTTGACCACGGCCAACGAGGTACGGGACATCGACCGCTTCCGGCAGGCGCTCGGCGAGGAGAAACTGTCGGCCTGGGGGAGCTCGTACGGCACCTATGTGGGAGCCGTGTACGCGCAGAAGTACCCCCAGCACACGGACCGTTGGGTGCTGGACAGCAGCGGCGACCCCGACCCGTCGCGCGTCGGGCAGGGCTGGCTGGCCAACATGGCGGTGGGGGCGGACGACCGGTTCCCCGACTTCGCACGCTGGGCCTCGGACCCGGCCCGGGACGAGGAGGGACTGCGACTCGCGCAGCGGGCCGAGGACGTACGGCCGCTGGTGCTGGATCTGGCGGCGCGGCTGGACCGTGAACCGAGGGAGTCCACCACGCCGGGCGTCCCGCTGACCGGCAACCGGCTGCGCCAGGCGCTCCAGATGGCCCTGTACGACGACGACGCCTTCGCCGAGCTGGCGGAGCTCGTCCAGGCGGCCCGGGACACCTCGGTGACGCCGGTCCTGCCCGCCGCGCTGAGCGGGCCGCTCCCGGACGCGGACGCGGCGGTCTCGATCGGCGTGGTCTGCAACGACGTGCGTTGGCAGGGCACGGTCGCCTCGTTCCGGCGCGCCGTCGCCGCCGACCGCGTGCAGCACCCGCTGACCGCCGGGGTGCCGGCGAACGTCACCCCGTGCGCCTTCTGGAAGGACGTCCCCGCCGAGGAGCCGACCAGGATCACGGACCAGGGACCGTCCAACGTCCTGATGATCCAGGGCCTGCGCGACCCGGCGACCCCGTACTCCGGCGCCCTGAAGATGCGCGCGGCCTTCGGGGACCGGGCCCGTATGGTCGCCGTCGACCACGGTGGGCACGGCATGTACCTGGGCAACGGGAACGCCTGCGGCGACCGCGCGGTCACCGAGTTCCTGACCACAGGGACGCGGCCGGAGCGCGACGCGTACTGCGCGGACTGA
- a CDS encoding VOC family protein, giving the protein MAVQPEGTPCWADATFADLEGAKSFYGDVLGWTFGESSSEFGNYTQAYANGKAVAAVVPPMPGQEGQSAWCLYLASPDAEATAAKIRDNGGETLMDPMQVGEFGTMLLARDPSGVAFGVWQAGTHEGFEAQAVPGAFCWAEVFTREPEKSDAFFPAVFPYSMVKMEDEHVDFRMFNLGDKTVMGRMKMGDEFPPEVPPFLNVYFTVADCDAAVAKATERGGVLRFGPMTMPFGRFAALTDPQGAAFSVIDVNTTEGEVPKTSPVS; this is encoded by the coding sequence ATGGCTGTACAACCGGAGGGCACACCGTGCTGGGCCGACGCGACGTTCGCCGACCTGGAGGGAGCGAAGAGCTTCTACGGTGATGTGCTGGGCTGGACGTTCGGCGAGTCCTCGTCCGAGTTCGGCAACTACACGCAGGCGTACGCCAACGGCAAGGCGGTCGCCGCGGTGGTGCCCCCGATGCCCGGCCAGGAGGGCCAGTCGGCCTGGTGTCTGTACCTGGCCTCACCGGACGCCGAGGCCACCGCCGCGAAGATCCGGGACAACGGCGGCGAGACGCTGATGGACCCCATGCAGGTCGGCGAGTTCGGCACGATGCTGCTGGCCCGCGACCCCAGCGGAGTCGCCTTCGGCGTGTGGCAGGCCGGTACCCACGAGGGCTTCGAGGCACAGGCCGTGCCCGGTGCGTTCTGCTGGGCGGAGGTCTTCACCCGGGAGCCCGAGAAGTCCGACGCTTTCTTCCCCGCCGTCTTCCCGTACTCGATGGTGAAGATGGAGGACGAGCACGTCGACTTCCGGATGTTCAACCTGGGCGACAAGACCGTCATGGGGCGGATGAAGATGGGCGACGAGTTCCCGCCCGAGGTGCCTCCGTTCCTGAACGTGTACTTCACCGTCGCCGACTGCGACGCGGCGGTGGCGAAGGCCACCGAGCGCGGCGGGGTGCTGCGGTTCGGCCCGATGACCATGCCGTTCGGCCGGTTCGCGGCGCTGACGGACCCGCAGGGTGCGGCGTTCTCCGTCATCGACGTGAACACGACCGAGGGCGAGGTGCCCAAGACGTCACCGGTGTCCTGA